A window of Halobacillus naozhouensis genomic DNA:
GGCTTTATGGCCGATCAGGGTTGGATTGTGGTCGATTCCCAGGCGATTTCGATTATGACCGTCTTATTATTTGGAGCGGGAACAGACTATTGCTTGTTTCTCATCTCCCGGTACCGTGATGAATTACGAGTTGAAACAGATAAAAATATCGCTTTACAGAAAGCGGTTAGCGGGTCGGGTGGCGCGATCATGGTCAGTGCCTTAACGACGCTCACTGGGCTGTTAACATTAGGGCTGGCTTACTACGCTTCTTATGACCGCTTTGCCGTGCCGTTTAGTTTATCCATCCTGGTGATTGGTATTGCAGCCTTAACTTTGCTGCCAGCAATACTAGCTATCTTGGGAAGGGTGGCTTTCGTACCATTTATTCCTCGTACGGAAGAAATGATTCAAGAGGGGGAACGTAAAAAAGGAAAGTCCTTGCGGCGCCCCGAATCAACTGGTCCTATTAACCGGGCTATTGGTCGCTGGGCAACGGATAAACCATGGGCCATTATCCTTTCATGTACAATTTTGCTAGGTGGTCTGGCGCTATTTGTACCGAAAATCGATTACACGTATGGTTTGCTGGATTCTTTCCCGGAAGATATGCCTTCCCGTGAAGGATTCTCAATCATTGCTGATCATTATTCACCTGGAGAGGTGGCTCCTGCTCAAGTGATCGTTGAGACAGAGGGGGAAAAGGTGAATGTGATAGAGACGCTAAGCTCGCTTTCTGTTGTTGGATCGGTTAGTGGTCCGGTGGAAGGATCCGAGAATTCTTCCCTACTGAAATACAAAGTCACTCTAGCTGCTGATCCATATTCGGAAACAGCCATTCAGTCTATTCCGAATATGAAGAGCGAGGTAGCGGCCGCCCTCGAGGAAGCAGGAATAGAGAATGCCGCCAATAACGTGTGGATTGGGGGGGAAACGGCCGGACTTTATGATACGAAACAAATAACAAAACGAGACCAGTCCGTCATCATCCCGGCTGTACTGATCATCATCGCTGTGCTGCTGCTCGTTTATCTGCGTTCTATTGTAGCCATGATCTATTTACTAGGAACCGTAGTGCTATCATACCTTGGTGCCTTAGGGTTAGGGTGGCTGATCATCGATTACATCTATGAGGCAGATGGTATGTCAGGATTAATCCCGCTTTATGCTTTCGTATTTCTTGTGGCACTGGGTGAAGACTATAACATATTTATGGTCTCAAGCATTTGGAAAAAGCGCCATCACATGCCCCTGAAACAGGCTATACGCGAGGGAGTAAGCGAAACGAGTGGAGTTATAGGTT
This region includes:
- a CDS encoding MMPL family transporter encodes the protein MKKSLITQWGQMVAGSKTRWLTIMIWLLLVVVLSFVWPQVNQEETNSSQLLPDDAMSVEASNISSEQFSNDSGVPLLVVWHRDGGLEEKDYETIQKIYGSLEEEPVSKQKLIPPFAKAPPQALKGASSKDGVALTTPVFFEKGASTESLQHALAQLQERIIDQTSESVFQEDLSEDGLHVRFTGPVGIQIDATELFSNADVTLLMATVGLVLGLLIILYRSPILALVPLVAVGVAYGLISPLLGFMADQGWIVVDSQAISIMTVLLFGAGTDYCLFLISRYRDELRVETDKNIALQKAVSGSGGAIMVSALTTLTGLLTLGLAYYASYDRFAVPFSLSILVIGIAALTLLPAILAILGRVAFVPFIPRTEEMIQEGERKKGKSLRRPESTGPINRAIGRWATDKPWAIILSCTILLGGLALFVPKIDYTYGLLDSFPEDMPSREGFSIIADHYSPGEVAPAQVIVETEGEKVNVIETLSSLSVVGSVSGPVEGSENSSLLKYKVTLAADPYSETAIQSIPNMKSEVAAALEEAGIENAANNVWIGGETAGLYDTKQITKRDQSVIIPAVLIIIAVLLLVYLRSIVAMIYLLGTVVLSYLGALGLGWLIIDYIYEADGMSGLIPLYAFVFLVALGEDYNIFMVSSIWKKRHHMPLKQAIREGVSETSGVIGSAGLILAGTFSVLAVLPLQVLVQFGTVTAIGVLLDTFIVRPLLVPSLTAVLGRFSFWPGKLWKRKDSEGDMVQKEGESME